TTTGAGGTTCTTGGGGATCGGATGGTTAAGTTTGCATTCGTCCTGCCAAAAGGGGGGTATGCAACGATAGTGCTTCGAGAGTTTATGAAGACGTGTGATACGCCGGGAAAGGGATTTGAACCCTTGAGGGGATAATCCCCACAGGCTAACTGGATTTTAATTCCTATCAGAACAAAAGTACTCTCCAGGCCTGCGCCTTACCGCTCGACCATCCCGGCACACGGATGTATATCTGTCTCGTGGTATTTAAGTTTGATTCGTGATCTCTTTATGGTATTCCCGCAACGATACCACGTCCATATCTGACGCCCGCTGGATTGCGGTTGCAGCTGCAATAGCGGCTCTTATCGTTGTGATATATGGCACACCAAAATCAACCGCAGCTCGTCTGATCTCATAGCCGTCCCGTCTGGACTGTTTGCTGCGAGGTGTGTTTATGATAAGATCAACCTCGGAGCGTCTTATGAGATCGACGATATTCGGTGAACCTTCGCTGACCTTCTTTACTGTTTCTGCATCGATGCCGTGATCACGGAGGTATCTTGCGGTTCCTGAGGTTGCAATAAGCTTCAGGCCGGACTCTGCAATACTTTTTGCAACTTCAAGGATATCATCCTTGTCTTCATCCCTTATTGAGAGAAATACTGTACCCTGCTTTGGAATCATATTCTCTGCTGCAAGTTCTGCCTTGTAGAATGCGGTTGCAAAGTCGTAATCGATCCCCATCACCTCCCCTGTGGATCGCATCTCGGGTCCAAGTAGTGGATCTGCTCCAGGTAGCTTATCAAACGGGAGAAGCACCTCTTTTACGGAAACACACCTGGGTTCAGGTTCATCTGTGTATCCAAGCTCTTTCAGGGTTTTTCCAGTAATCACCTTTGCTGCGATCTTTGCAAGCGGAATGCCGATCGCCTTTGATACAAACGGTATCGTGCGTGATGATCTTGGATTTGCCTCAAGCACATAGACGATACCATCTTTTACAGCAAGCTGGAGGTTTAAAAGCCCTTTGACATTCATCGAAAGTGCAATCTTCTTCACATATTCACGCACGGTATCAAGTATATCTTCAGAGAGTGATTGTGCTGGTATCACACATGCCGAGTCACCCGAATGGATGCCTGCCTCCTCGATATGTTCCATGATCGCACCGATCAGTACGTCCTCACCATCTGAAACTGCATCCACGTCGATCTCGACCGCATGCTCAAGAAAGTCATCGATCAGGACAGGATGATCTGGTGAGACCCTGACAGCTTCATCCATGTATCTATCAAGATCCTCTGCATCATAGACAATCTCCATCGCTCTGCCACCAAGGACATAGGACGGTCTCACGAGCACCGGATACCCGATCTTTTCTGCAACCGCATGGGCCTCATCCCGTGATGTGGCGTATCCTGCATCAGGTTGTGGGATCTGAAGCTTCCGTAAGAGGAGATTGAAGCGTTTTCGATCCTCTGCAAGATCCATATCTTCAGGACTTGTTCCAAGAATCTTTGTATCAAGATCAGGTCTTCGTGAAAGCTCATTTGCAAGCGGGATCGCAAGGTTAACAGAGGTCTGCCCCCCAAACTGAACACATACACCGTATGGCTTCTCAGCCTCGATGATATTCATCACATCCTCGAGTGTGAGCGGCTCAAAGAAGAGCTTATCAGAGGTATCAAAATCTGTGGATACGGTCTCAGGATTGTTATTTACAATATGTGCCTCAATTCCCTCCTCTCTAAGAGCCATTACAGCATGCACGGTGCAGTAATCAAACTCAATGCCCTGTCCGATCCTGATTGGTCCTGCACCGAGGATAAGAACCTTTTTTCTGTGAGATGGTTCTATCTCTGTCTCATATTCGTAAGATGAGTAGTAGTAGGGTGTCTTTGCCGCAAACTCAGCAGCACAGGTATCAACCATTTTATAGACTGGAAGAATCCCGAGATCATGGCGCAGGTCAGAGACCTCTTCCCGTTTCATTCCGGAAAGGGCTGCAATCCGCTCGTCTGTCAACCCAATCCGTTTTGCAGCTTTAAGAGTGTCCCTATCAAGCTTTTTAGCCTTTATTTTATCTTCAACCTCGATGATGTTCCTCAACTTCTTTATGAAGAAACGATCAAAACCTGTAAGTGCTGCAATCCGTTCATCACTAAATCCAATCCTTAACGCACGATATATCGCAAAGAGCCGCTTATCTGTTGGGGTTTCAAGAAGCCTTATCACTTCTTCCTCTTCCCATTCATCATTGCCGAAGCTGGTATCAATATCAAGCGATCTCACGGCTTTTAAGAGCGCTTCCTCGATTGTGCGTCCGATCGCCATCACCTCGCCTGTTGACTTCATCGAGGTGGTAAGTGTATTATCCGCAGTCACAAACTTATCAAATGGCCAGCGCGGTATCTTGACAACAACGTAATCGATCGCAGGCTCAAATGAGGCAGGTGTCTCGCCCGTGACATTGTTCCTGATCTCATCAAGATGAAGCCCAATGGCGATCTTTGCGGCGACCCTTGCGATCGGATAGCCCGTTGCCTTTGATGCAAGTGCTGATGACCTTGAAACTCTCGGATTCACCTCAATGACCTTGTATTCTCCGTCTTTCACCGCAAACTGGATGTTACAGCCACCCTCAATACCAAGCGATCGTATGATATTTATCGAAGCAGTTCTTAGCATCTGGTGCTCATTATCGCTAAGGGTCTGTGAGGGAGTTACAACGATCGATTCACCTGTGTGAATTCCCATTGGGTCAAGGTTTTCCATGTTACAGATCGTGATGCAGGTATCGTTTGAGTCACGCATTACCTCATACTCAAACTCTTTCCATCCAAGCACGCTCTCCTCGACAAGCACCTGATTTATCCGTGACCGTTTGATCCCCAATTCACAGATCTTCCTGAGCTCATCCCGCGTGCGAGCGATGCCACCCCCTGAACCACCAAGCGTGTATGCAGGACGGATTATAAGTGGCAAACCAAGCTCATCGATCATCGCCTCCGCTTCCTCGATCGATGTAACAGCACGGCTCTCTGGAACAGGTTCGCCTATCTCAATCATCGCCTTCCTGAAAAGATCACGATCTTCAGCCTCATAAATCGCCTCAAGCGGCGTTCCGAGAATTTTAACCCCGTATTTTTCAAGTACGCCCTTCTCTGCAAGCTCTGCTGTTAGATTGAGTCCTGTCTGCCCCCCAACTCCAGCCATGATACCATCGGGGCGTTCTTTCTCGATGATCTTCTCGACGATCTCGGATTTCAATGGTTCGAGATACACAGCATCAGCAGTGTCAGGATCGGTCATGATCGTTGCGGGGTTTGAGTTTACAAGCACAACTGATACACCTTCCTCACGGAGCGACCTGCATGCCTGACTTCCTGAAAAGTCGAATTCGGCAGCCTGTCCAATCAAAATTGGACCTGAACCGAGAATAAGCACTTTTTTTATTGTTTCATCTACTGGCATCCCTCTTCCCTCAATTCTCTATCACATCAACGATCTGATTAAAGAACCAGGCTTCAGTATCCCTTGGACCAGGGTGTGCTTCGGGGTGATACTGGACACAGAATATGTTAAGGTACGGGCATGCAATTCCTTCAACCGTCTCATCGTTTGTGTTGATCTGGGTAATTTTGATCTCTGTACCTTCAATCGAGTCCCCATCAACTGCAAATCCGTGATTCTGTGATGTGATATAGACTTTTCCGTCTCTCAGATTTTTTACAGGTTGATTTGCCCCTCTATGTCCGAACTTCAGCTTGTACGTATCCGCCCCAAGCGCCCTCGCGATCACCTGATGGCCAAGACAGATTCCTGCTATGGGTAGTGAGCCTGCAAGCTCTGATACAAGTCTGATTGCAGCTTTAGCCTGTTTTGGATCGCCCGGACCATTTGAGAGCAACAACAGGTCTGGATTTACTGATTCAAGATCTGATGCCTTTGAATCTGCTGGAAAGACAAAGATATCCAGTTTTCTTCGCATTAAACTCTTCAAAATATTATTTTTAATTCCAAGATCTATAACAGCGATTCTTTTACCATCCCCTTCAATATGATACATACGTTTACATGTGACACGGCTGATGAGATCGAGTTCTGAGATCTCCTGCTCCCTGCATGCAAGCTCGACCGCCCTGCTGCCATCCACTGTTTTGCCTGTCATCAGACATGCCTTGAGTGTACCATGCTCACGGATTTTTATCGTGAGTGCTCGTGTATCGACACCTGCGATTCCAGGCTTTCTTTCGCTTTCCAGAAAGTCGTGGATCGAGTTTAGCGATCGATGGGAAGATGGGTGATCACATGCCTCCCTTACAACAAGTCCCTCTGCCTGCATCCTCTCTGACTGGAACGTATCTGGGTTCAGTCCATAATTTCCGATCAATGGGTATGCAAACATTAAAATTTGTCCACTGTAAGAAGGATCGGTCAGTGCCTCCTCGTAGCCTGTAAACTGGGTTGTGAATACAAGTTCGCCACAGACGACACCTTCTATACCAAAACCCTCGCCATAAACTGTTGTACCGTCCTCCAATCCGATAACAGCATCCATCAAAGGACTCACGGCATCGGCGTTAAAATAGCTTATGGTTTCGGAAGTATTTTATACAGAAAGCTCAAGCCTACGTCAGCAACGGTAATGTAATTGGGATGTATTATGCTGGCGGTTCTTGAGATCAGGCGAAGAATGTACTGGGCGATCTCACTTTTTTTCAGCGGTGAGCCACCACGTGCACTTGCAGATGCGTTTATGAGCCGTGGAATGGTATTTCCTCATGCCGATCCTACACGTTACCCTGAACTTGCAGAAGGGTTTGCAGAACTGGAGGCGTTCGTATCATCATATGAGGATGCAGAAACACTCCACCATGCAATGGTCAATGATTACCAGAAATTGTTTCCAAAGGATTCAAAGAACGGCATCTCGCGGTGTGAGTCAGACTGGATAGATGGGGAATCGTCGTCCACACTTCAGGCGGTTGAACGCGCGTATCTGTGTGCAGGATATGAACCGAGTGGTAATAAAGTCCTCTTCTTCAAGGATGATATCGCCATCGAGTCTGAGTTTATGCACTGTCTCTGCAAACGCTCAATCGAGGATCGAGATAACCTCGAGTATTACATCGAGCAGGAGGTATCATTTCTCCGCGAACATCTTTTAAAATGGGTTCCGAGCTTCTGTGATGCAATAATTGAACTATCTGATTCTGACTACTTCGTTGCTGTTGCAAAGATCACAAAAGGGTTTATCATAATGGATTTAGAGATTGCAGAGATGATTCTATCCGGTGAGATCCTGTAACAAACTTATGGTTAGAGTTCGCCACGCGCCTCTCTGAGAACCCTCAGAACATCCCTTCGAAGCTGTATACATTCGATCGACGTTCGATCTCTGGGGCGCGGTATTCTATTTTCAAAAATCTTTTTTATCTTCGATGGCCGCCGATCAAGAACAAGTATCCGATCGCCAAGATATGTTGCTTCATCGATCGAGTGGGTCACAAAGAGTATCGTCCGTTTCCTGCGCTGCCAGATCTCAATGAGCTCCTCCTGGAGGAGGTTTCTCGTCTGTGCATCAACCGCTGCAAACGGCTCATCCATCAGGATCACCTCTGGACTGATGACAAATACCCTGGCAAGTGCTGCCCGCTGTTTCATCCCTCCCGAAAGTTCGTGGGGATAGGCGTTCTCAAAGCCTTCGAGTCCGACGATACGAATCGCTTTTTGCGCAATCTCTCGCCGCTTCTGCTTATCAACCCCCCTGACCTCAAGCCCAAACTCAACATTCTCAATTACAGTTCGCCACATGAAGAGTGCATGCTCCTGAAAAACAAATCCAATCCTCGAGTCTATTTCTGTAACCAGCTCCCCATCGATCCAGATTTCCCCCTCATATTCACGATCAAGCCCGACGATGGCCCTCAGGATCGTGCTTTTTCCGCAACCAGAGGGGCCAACCATACACAGGATCTCACCATCCAGCACATCAAAGCTCAGATTATCAATGACTAAAAGATCGCCAAATCGTTTTGTAAGTCCTACAACCCTGATACCACTCATGCAACGACACCTTTACGCCAACGAAGCACCTTTGACTCATACTTCCTGATGCCAATATCACTGGAGATCCCGATGATTCCAAGTACCAGCATATAGGCAAAGATTCGTGCCATATCCATATAGTTCCTTGATAGTGTAAGTTCCAGTCCAATTCCTCCACCTGCACCAAACATCTCCCCTGCAACAAGACACATCCATGCCGCAGCGTTACTCACCCTTATTCCTGTAAAGATACGCGGGAGTGATGCTGGAAATATGATCTTTCGTATCATCGTGAATTCATCCCTGACTCCGAGGGTCATCGCAGCCTCTATATCTGTCTTATTCACACTCTTTGCCCCGTCATAGGTATTAATCAATGTGGGAAAGAAGGCACCGATGAATATGATGAAACCTGCAGCCCATGGCGTAAATCCCAGCCAGATGATCGCAACAGGAATCCACGCAATTGGCGGAATGGGTCGCATCATCTCCTCTATGGGGTAGAGCAAATCCTCAACCAGTCTGATTCTCCCCATTATAATACCAAGTGGTATTGCAAAAAGAAGTGCGCCACCAAATCCGATAAGATAATGAATGAAGCTATCCTTGATTGCTGCCTGGAGTGTTCCTTTTTCAATCTCTATCGGTATCTTCTCGATCGCTTCTGAAGGAGGGGGAAGATAATCGGGATTGACCACTCCTATCATCGGTAAGAGTTCCCATAAAAAGAAAAATATGAGAAGACCGAGGATGTTTACCGTTCTTCTATTCACATTCCTCGCTCCTCGATAACCTCATCATAGAAGCTGTAATCAAAGATATCAGATTCGCTCAGCTGCTCATCGATGTAACCACGCTTATAGTGAATACTGACAATATCCATCGTTGCATCGGTGATATTATGTGGATTGGAGTCAAATCCGATTGGAATCGGTCCTTCAGCTTTAAGCCCACGCAGGATTGCTTCTTTCGGGTAGCCATGTTCTTCCCATTCGAGGAAATTATTGACAATCTCTGCAGTCTCCTCCGGGTGGTTCATCACATACTCGGTTGCATTGATATGAATCTCAACGAGCTTCTTCACGATATCAGGATGGTTCTCGATGAGATCCTCTGAAACAAGAAGCACACAGCAGGGATGGTTTGGGTATGTCTCGTACGAGGTGAGATTTGTAAAAGCACCATATCCTGCAACAACCGGGATTTCTGTAAGCTCCTCAGAGAAGTAAATCGCATCAAGATTCTTTGTGGCAAGCCCGGACATCATGTCGCCCACACCCATATACTTAACCGTCACCTTGTTTTTATCAAGTCTGCCCTCGGCCGCCATCTTGTTCATCCAGTTATCAAAGATGACATCCTGGATAGATCCACTCGTCAGCGTTCCGATCGTCTTACCTTCAAGATCGCTTGGCCTGGTATATATCCAGTCAGGCGTGCCGTTTGTCGCAGCAACAACAAGTACCTGTGCCTCCTTCTGGGCTGCTGCAACGACCTTTGCATCAAGTCCGTGTCCTATTGCATTGATGACCGGGGAGATGCCGACATAAGCCACATTCATCTCGCCAGCGCGCATTGCCTCCATCTCAGGCGAGCCGCCAGCCCAGTAAATACCAGCAACCTCTGCATCTATCCCCGCATCTTCGAACCATCCCTTCTCAAATGCGACCATCCCTGCGGCGTGATGTGCTGCGGGCTGAAAGCCGATTCTAAGTGTACCTGTCGCCTTTTCTTCTGGTGTGATACAGCCTGAGACTGATAGAATAATAGTTACTACAGCTATACTAATCAATAACCTTTTATACATAATTAGATTCTACCTCCACTCAATATTTATAATTTACGTTTGTTAACTCTGACCTGATTACCCAAAAGTATAAATAAATTGCTGTTTCATCCAATTATAATGGGTGTTGCCGATGAACTTTTATCAGAGGTTTTTGGATCAAATGAAGAGATTTCAACACTTCTTGGAAGGACGATAAAGCAGAAACTCGGAATGACCGTGGGAGAGTTCAGCAAGCAATCGGGAATACCAGCGAGCACGCTGTATAAGATCCTTTCAGGTGAGCGAGATCCAAACCTGCGTACATTCAGAAAAATCATCTCAACGATCAGAGAAATCGAGAACATGGGTGCAGAAGAACGCGGGTTCATTGCTGTGATTGCCTCAAGAGGCATCCTGGACAATATCGAGATGAAAGAGATATTTGCCAATGACATAAATATCGGTATAAAGGAGTATGCTGCGACAAATATCGAGGATACGATCGTTGCGGCGATTCAGGCAGAACGGGGAGGGGCATCGGCGATTGTCTGTGCCCCAATCTGTAGTCCGACGATCGAGAAGATAGTGGAGATACCTGTTGCTACGATAAAACCGAAATCGAGCGTGATCGAGGCGATAAAAGTTGCAAAAAAGAAAATCGAGTAACGTTTTTATATCAAAACTTCCTTATTAAAACCTGTGACTGACCTCGGGAGGATATTAGGAGATGGTTTTGAGACGTGGAAACAAAACCTGAATCTTGCAGTGCCATTTATTCTTGAACAGATCCTGATCTGGGTTATGCTGGTTATCGCTATTCTGGTTGCATTTTTCACTGCATTCGCCTCAATCATCCCATATTTAGAGAAGCTTGGACCAGAACCTGCTCCAGAAGCACTCTTTGAACTATGGACGGTGGTTGCACCTTTTATTGGTATATTCCTCATAGGCGTTCTCATTATCTCGATTCTTTTAATGCTGGTCGATGCGTTCATCTGGGCAGGCGCTGTAGGGATGGCAAAGCTTGCGATCGAGACGGGAGAGTGCAGGATTGGGGATATGTTTGATTACGGAAAGAAGCATTTTCTGGCGGTTTTTATCTCGAATATATTGGTCGGCATTGCCTTCCTTCTCGGTTTTTTGGCACTGGTACCAGGAGTAGTTGTTATGGCGACCTCTGTGGTGGGCGTTATGCTCCTCGTTCTTGGTGCGCTCATCATGATTTTATACCAGATCTTTGTCGCCCTATCATTCTATCTTGCACGCTTTGCGATCGTTGTGGATGGAGTGGGCGCAATCGAAGGAATGAAAAGGTCATACAGGGTATTTAAATCAAACAAGCTTGATATGTTACTCTTAGGTGTGATTCTTTTTGCAGCGGTATTTGTTGTTGAGATATCGTATGTGATCATCCTCATGTTAGCTTCGGTGATCCCTGTAATTGGGGGTGCCCTTCAGATGATACTGCAAATTGCCTTCTCGCTC
This genomic window from Candidatus Syntrophoarchaeum caldarius contains:
- a CDS encoding carbamoyl phosphate synthase large subunit, with the translated sequence MPVDETIKKVLILGSGPILIGQAAEFDFSGSQACRSLREEGVSVVLVNSNPATIMTDPDTADAVYLEPLKSEIVEKIIEKERPDGIMAGVGGQTGLNLTAELAEKGVLEKYGVKILGTPLEAIYEAEDRDLFRKAMIEIGEPVPESRAVTSIEEAEAMIDELGLPLIIRPAYTLGGSGGGIARTRDELRKICELGIKRSRINQVLVEESVLGWKEFEYEVMRDSNDTCITICNMENLDPMGIHTGESIVVTPSQTLSDNEHQMLRTASINIIRSLGIEGGCNIQFAVKDGEYKVIEVNPRVSRSSALASKATGYPIARVAAKIAIGLHLDEIRNNVTGETPASFEPAIDYVVVKIPRWPFDKFVTADNTLTTSMKSTGEVMAIGRTIEEALLKAVRSLDIDTSFGNDEWEEEEVIRLLETPTDKRLFAIYRALRIGFSDERIAALTGFDRFFIKKLRNIIEVEDKIKAKKLDRDTLKAAKRIGLTDERIAALSGMKREEVSDLRHDLGILPVYKMVDTCAAEFAAKTPYYYSSYEYETEIEPSHRKKVLILGAGPIRIGQGIEFDYCTVHAVMALREEGIEAHIVNNNPETVSTDFDTSDKLFFEPLTLEDVMNIIEAEKPYGVCVQFGGQTSVNLAIPLANELSRRPDLDTKILGTSPEDMDLAEDRKRFNLLLRKLQIPQPDAGYATSRDEAHAVAEKIGYPVLVRPSYVLGGRAMEIVYDAEDLDRYMDEAVRVSPDHPVLIDDFLEHAVEIDVDAVSDGEDVLIGAIMEHIEEAGIHSGDSACVIPAQSLSEDILDTVREYVKKIALSMNVKGLLNLQLAVKDGIVYVLEANPRSSRTIPFVSKAIGIPLAKIAAKVITGKTLKELGYTDEPEPRCVSVKEVLLPFDKLPGADPLLGPEMRSTGEVMGIDYDFATAFYKAELAAENMIPKQGTVFLSIRDEDKDDILEVAKSIAESGLKLIATSGTARYLRDHGIDAETVKKVSEGSPNIVDLIRRSEVDLIINTPRSKQSRRDGYEIRRAAVDFGVPYITTIRAAIAAATAIQRASDMDVVSLREYHKEITNQT
- a CDS encoding carbamoyl phosphate synthase small subunit; its protein translation is MDAVIGLEDGTTVYGEGFGIEGVVCGELVFTTQFTGYEEALTDPSYSGQILMFAYPLIGNYGLNPDTFQSERMQAEGLVVREACDHPSSHRSLNSIHDFLESERKPGIAGVDTRALTIKIREHGTLKACLMTGKTVDGSRAVELACREQEISELDLISRVTCKRMYHIEGDGKRIAVIDLGIKNNILKSLMRRKLDIFVFPADSKASDLESVNPDLLLLSNGPGDPKQAKAAIRLVSELAGSLPIAGICLGHQVIARALGADTYKLKFGHRGANQPVKNLRDGKVYITSQNHGFAVDGDSIEGTEIKITQINTNDETVEGIACPYLNIFCVQYHPEAHPGPRDTEAWFFNQIVDVIEN
- a CDS encoding dehydrogenase, translating into MLAVLEIRRRMYWAISLFFSGEPPRALADAFMSRGMVFPHADPTRYPELAEGFAELEAFVSSYEDAETLHHAMVNDYQKLFPKDSKNGISRCESDWIDGESSSTLQAVERAYLCAGYEPSGNKVLFFKDDIAIESEFMHCLCKRSIEDRDNLEYYIEQEVSFLREHLLKWVPSFCDAIIELSDSDYFVAVAKITKGFIIMDLEIAEMILSGEIL
- a CDS encoding nitrate ABC transporter ATP-binding protein; translated protein: MSGIRVVGLTKRFGDLLVIDNLSFDVLDGEILCMVGPSGCGKSTILRAIVGLDREYEGEIWIDGELVTEIDSRIGFVFQEHALFMWRTVIENVEFGLEVRGVDKQKRREIAQKAIRIVGLEGFENAYPHELSGGMKQRAALARVFVISPEVILMDEPFAAVDAQTRNLLQEELIEIWQRRKRTILFVTHSIDEATYLGDRILVLDRRPSKIKKIFENRIPRPRDRTSIECIQLRRDVLRVLREARGEL
- a CDS encoding Binding-protein-dependent transport system inner membrane component, which gives rise to MNRRTVNILGLLIFFFLWELLPMIGVVNPDYLPPPSEAIEKIPIEIEKGTLQAAIKDSFIHYLIGFGGALLFAIPLGIIMGRIRLVEDLLYPIEEMMRPIPPIAWIPVAIIWLGFTPWAAGFIIFIGAFFPTLINTYDGAKSVNKTDIEAAMTLGVRDEFTMIRKIIFPASLPRIFTGIRVSNAAAWMCLVAGEMFGAGGGIGLELTLSRNYMDMARIFAYMLVLGIIGISSDIGIRKYESKVLRWRKGVVA
- a CDS encoding sulfonate ABC transporter substrate-binding protein, with the translated sequence MVAFEKGWFEDAGIDAEVAGIYWAGGSPEMEAMRAGEMNVAYVGISPVINAIGHGLDAKVVAAAQKEAQVLVVAATNGTPDWIYTRPSDLEGKTIGTLTSGSIQDVIFDNWMNKMAAEGRLDKNKVTVKYMGVGDMMSGLATKNLDAIYFSEELTEIPVVAGYGAFTNLTSYETYPNHPCCVLLVSEDLIENHPDIVKKLVEIHINATEYVMNHPEETAEIVNNFLEWEEHGYPKEAILRGLKAEGPIPIGFDSNPHNITDATMDIVSIHYKRGYIDEQLSESDIFDYSFYDEVIEERGM
- a CDS encoding XRE family transcriptional regulator — its product is MGVADELLSEVFGSNEEISTLLGRTIKQKLGMTVGEFSKQSGIPASTLYKILSGERDPNLRTFRKIISTIREIENMGAEERGFIAVIASRGILDNIEMKEIFANDINIGIKEYAATNIEDTIVAAIQAERGGASAIVCAPICSPTIEKIVEIPVATIKPKSSVIEAIKVAKKKIE